TTACACCTTCGGGCACATTCCCGGCGCGCGGCGACATTAATGTGCTGAGCTTCATGATGAACGGCTTGTTTGATTTCGGTCCTGATGATGGTCTCCAAGGCTACTTCGGCGGCGGTATCGGTGTGGCACGCACTGACGCTCAGGCATGTGCTAATCCGCGTGCTTGTGATGCATTCAACGATTCAGACACTGGGCTTGCTTGGCAAGCACTTGCAGGCGTTCGCGCACCTCTCAGCGACAGCTGGGATGTGGGTCTTCGCTATCGCTTGTTCACCGCTGAAAACTTGAACATTGTGGACCGCTTCGGCCGCGGTCTGGACGGTAAGTTCCGCTCGCACTCGCTCATGGGTACGCTGACTTACAATTTCGGTGGCGAGCCGGAAGCTCCACCACCGCCACCTGTAGTGGTGGCGCCTCCACCACCTGTAGTGGCACCTCCGCCACCTGTAGTGGTCACGCCTCCGCCACCACCGGCTTGCAACAAAGGCCCTTACATCGTGTTCTTCGAGTGGGATCAGTCAGACATTACGCCTGAAGCTGCGAACATTCTGAACAATGCTGTAGCAGCCTACGCAAATTGTGGTTCGGCATCGGTAATGCTGGCAGGTCACACTGACACGTCCGGTTCGATGACTTACAACAACGGTCTGGCCGAACGTCGCAACGCTTCGGTCACCGATTATCTGGCAGGTCGCGGTATCCCAGCTGGACGTATTTCCAGCGAAGGATTTGGTGAAACCCAGCTTCGC
This genomic window from Pontixanthobacter aestiaquae contains:
- a CDS encoding OmpA family protein codes for the protein MRKLVIGLAMASTALASPALARDGQWYVEVGGGPMLIEDVDFNVNDGAGEVTADTKEGYDFGGVVGYDFGAFRLEAEASYREGDIDNLVADAVGIPRTTAPDVTPSGTFPARGDINVLSFMMNGLFDFGPDDGLQGYFGGGIGVARTDAQACANPRACDAFNDSDTGLAWQALAGVRAPLSDSWDVGLRYRLFTAENLNIVDRFGRGLDGKFRSHSLMGTLTYNFGGEPEAPPPPPVVVAPPPPVVAPPPPVVVTPPPPPACNKGPYIVFFEWDQSDITPEAANILNNAVAAYANCGSASVMLAGHTDTSGSMTYNNGLAERRNASVTDYLAGRGIPAGRISSEGFGETQLRVPTDDGVREPQNRRVEVNYGPNAGM